In one Gadus morhua chromosome 15, gadMor3.0, whole genome shotgun sequence genomic region, the following are encoded:
- the fam204a gene encoding protein FAM204A, which yields MYSGLLPKGFTESDLSSDAEEVGQCEEEQGNTSNSSTENVRGIAGQSTLTAVEVDSSQTPADPQQDKEPPTDILPGISQEMWQKFKELQKKKDELQTCQKVPRRRRKRKHKKGTSNEVATKEGEHRGGLGKQWDGLQQYFGVNDRFQPPASSTADLQSGLEKRMELAIAEGDFAGAEEMSDSLATRELAVKITQAADCRDYVQHKQEEEASRAAQKRKAVAWGFEAKKRWETKSNMGYM from the exons ATGTATAGCGGACTTCTGCCCAAAGGTTTCACTGAATCCGATCTCAGCTCAGATGCCGAGGAGGTTGGACAGTGTGAGGAGGAGCAAGGGAATACATCGAATAGTTCTACTGAAAATGTGAGGGGCATAGCAGGACAGAGTACTCTGACAGCGGTTGAAGTAGACTCATCTCAAACTCCTGCTGATCCACAGCAGGACAAAGAACCCCCGACAGACATTCTACCTGGGATTTCCCAGGAAATGTGGCAA AAATTCAAAGAGCTACAGAAGAAGAAAGATGAACTCCAAACGTGTCAGAAGGTGCCCAGAAGAAGAcgcaaaagaaaacacaagaaag GAACAAGCAATGAAGTCGCAACAAAAGAGGG ggAGCATCGAGGAGGCTTGGGGAAGCAGTGGGATGGGCTTCAGCAGTACTTTGGTGTAAACGATAGGTTCCAGCCCCCTGCGTCCAGCACTGCTGACCTTCAG tCCGGCCTAGAGAAGAGGATGGAGCTAGCCATCGCTGAAGGGGACTTCGCGGGAGCGGAGGAGATGAGCGACAGCCTCGCCACTCGAGAG TTGGCCGTGAAAATCACGCAAGCCGCCGATTGTCGAGACTACGTGCAACACaagcaagaggaggaggcctCGCGAGCGGCCCAGAAGCGGAAGGCGGTCGCCTGGGG gTTCGAGGCCAAGAAGAGATGGGAAACCAAGAGCAACATGGGTTACATGTAA